One window of the Magnolia sinica isolate HGM2019 chromosome 19, MsV1, whole genome shotgun sequence genome contains the following:
- the LOC131234840 gene encoding UDP-D-apiose/UDP-D-xylose synthase 2-like: MARLDLDGNPIEPLTICMIGGGGFIGSHLCDKLAEESLHKVIVIDVSEEKIKHLLEASCPSSSRFEFHKINIKHDSRLESLIKTADLTINLAAICTPADYNKRPLDTIYSNFIDAIPVVKFCSEYKKRLIHFSTCEIYGKTVGSFLPKDHPLRQDPKFYVLKEDESPCVFGPIEKQRWSYACAKQMIERLIYAESHEHGLKFTIVRPFNWIGPRMDFIPGIDGPSEGVPRVLACFSNNLLRGEQLKLVDGGQSQRTFLYVKDAIEALLLMIENPSRANGHIFNVGNPDNEVTMKELAEMMVKVYPKVSGEPALEVPTIDVSSKDFYGEGYDDSDKRIPDMTIINKQLGWNPKTSLMDLLESTLAYQHQTYSKAMKEALSKPAC, translated from the exons ATGGCAAGACTCGATCTGGACGGAAACCCGATCGAGCCGCTCACGATCTGCATGATCGGCGGCGGCGGATTCATCGGGTCCCATCTCTGCGACAAGCTCGCCGAGGAAAGCCTCCACAAGGTCATCGTGATCGACGTCTCTGAAGAAAAGATCAAACACCTCCTCGAGGCAAGCTGCCCCTCTTCCAGCCGCTTCGAGTTCCACAAGATTAACATCAAGCATGATTCCCGCCTCGAGTCTCTGATCAAGACCGCCGATCTC ACGATCAATCTTGCAGCGATCTGCACACCGGCGGATTACAACAAGCGGCCGCTTGATACAATCTACAGCAATTTCATCGATGCGATTCCAGTG GTTAAGTTCTGTTCTGAGTATAAGAAGCGCTTGATTCATTTCTCTACGTGTGAAATCTATGGGAAGACCGTCGGGAGTTTCCTTCCGAAAGATCACCCCCTTCGGCAG GATCCAAAATTTTATGTCCTGAAAGAAGACGAGTCACCCTGCGTTTTCGGCCCAATAGAGAAACAGAGGTGGTCCTATGCCTGCGCTAAGCAAATGATTGAAAGGCTGATATATG CTGAGAGTCACGAACATGGCCTCAAGTTCACGATTGTTAGGCCTTTCAACTGGATCGGACCGAGGATGGATTTCATACCAGGCATTGATGGGCCAAGCGAAGGAGTCCCTAGGGTTCTTGCATGCTTCAGTAAT AATCTTCTCCGGGGCGAGCAACTTAAGCTTGTTGATGGTGGTCAGTCACAAAGGACCTTTCTCTACGTAAAGGATGCCATCGAAGCACTTTTGCTGATGATT GAGAACCCGTCACGTGCGAACGGTCATATTTTCAATGTGGGCAATCCTGACAATGAAGTTACAATGAAAGAACTGGCAGAAATGATGGTAAAG GTGTATCCAAAAGTATCCGGTGAGCCTGCATTGGAGGTACCCACCATCGATGTAAGCTCGAAGGATTTCTACGGTGAAGGGTACGATGACTCTGACAAACGCATTCCTGACATGACCATTATCAACAAACAGCTCG GATGGAACCCGAAGACATCGCTAATGGACCTTCTAGAATCGACACTGGCCTACCAGCACCAGACATATTCAAAGGCCATGAAGGAAGCACTCTCCAAGCCAGCTTGCTGA